One genomic segment of Thalassospiraceae bacterium LMO-SO8 includes these proteins:
- a CDS encoding rod-binding protein — protein sequence MSGAIDTTLVGLQTAPSAKVGALTGKAHSAMSMQRMRAVAQDFESVFISEMIRPMFENIEAEKPFGGGPAEDIWRNLQIDEYGKAISKAGGVGIADTVLDQLIRMQEAR from the coding sequence ATGAGCGGCGCCATCGATACCACGCTCGTCGGCTTGCAGACCGCGCCTTCGGCCAAGGTCGGTGCCCTGACCGGCAAGGCGCACAGCGCCATGTCCATGCAGCGCATGCGCGCCGTCGCCCAGGATTTCGAGTCAGTCTTCATTTCCGAAATGATCCGCCCGATGTTCGAAAACATCGAAGCCGAAAAACCCTTTGGCGGCGGCCCGGCCGAGGACATCTGGCGCAATCTGCAGATCGACGAATACGGCAAGGCCATTTCCAAGGCCGGCGGCGTCGGTATCGCCGACACCGTTCTGGACCAGCTTATCCGCATGCAGGAGGCGCGCTAA
- a CDS encoding flagellar basal body P-ring protein FlgI, with the protein MNSDKTSGRGRLALALRLAAAAAAFFVALSIGLPSSAGAASRIKDIVDFEGIRENQLVGYGLVVGLNGTGDSLSNGHFTKESLQSMLNRLGVQTTDSGLDSKNVAAVMVTANMPPFSRQGSRIDVTVSSLGDADNLLGGTLLVTPMLGADGEVYAVAQGQLAVGGFTAQGNAETVTKGVPTSGRIANGAIVEREVAFEIGDMDVVKLSLKNPDFTTARRISQAVNAFLGTTAARPSDPKTVQLHVPDTYRNNVVNLLTDIEQLRIEPDQMARVLIDEQSGTIVMGENVRISTVAIAQGSLTIRITETPQVSQPGPFAEVGTTTTVDRTDVQIDEGQDKRLTVFNEGVTLQDLVNGLNALGIGPRDLITILQAIKAAGALQAEIQVM; encoded by the coding sequence ATGAACAGCGACAAGACCTCGGGCCGCGGCCGCCTCGCCTTGGCGTTGCGCCTGGCCGCCGCCGCGGCGGCGTTTTTCGTGGCGTTGAGCATCGGTCTGCCCAGCAGCGCCGGCGCCGCCTCGCGCATCAAGGACATCGTGGATTTTGAAGGCATCCGTGAAAACCAGTTGGTCGGCTACGGCCTGGTGGTCGGCCTCAACGGCACCGGGGATTCCCTGTCCAACGGTCACTTCACCAAGGAAAGCCTGCAATCCATGCTCAACCGCCTGGGCGTGCAGACGACCGATTCCGGCCTGGATTCCAAGAACGTCGCCGCCGTCATGGTGACCGCCAACATGCCGCCGTTTTCCCGCCAGGGCTCACGCATCGACGTCACGGTCAGCTCTCTCGGCGATGCCGACAACCTGTTGGGCGGCACGCTTCTGGTCACGCCGATGCTCGGTGCCGACGGCGAGGTCTATGCCGTGGCGCAGGGCCAGCTCGCGGTCGGCGGCTTCACCGCCCAGGGCAACGCCGAAACCGTGACCAAGGGTGTTCCGACCTCGGGCCGCATCGCCAACGGCGCCATCGTCGAACGCGAGGTCGCGTTCGAAATCGGCGACATGGACGTGGTCAAGCTGAGCCTCAAGAACCCGGATTTCACCACCGCACGCCGCATCTCCCAGGCCGTCAACGCCTTCCTGGGCACCACCGCGGCCCGGCCGTCCGATCCCAAGACCGTGCAACTGCACGTTCCCGATACCTACCGCAACAACGTGGTCAACCTGCTGACCGACATCGAACAGCTCCGCATCGAGCCGGACCAGATGGCCCGGGTGCTGATCGACGAACAGTCGGGCACCATCGTGATGGGCGAAAACGTGCGCATCTCCACCGTCGCCATCGCCCAGGGCAGCCTGACCATCCGCATCACGGAAACCCCGCAGGTGTCCCAGCCCGGCCCGTTCGCCGAGGTCGGCACGACGACCACCGTCGACCGCACGGACGTGCAGATCGACGAAGGCCAGGACAAGCGCCTGACCGTGTTCAACGAAGGCGTCACGCTACAGGATCTGGTCAACGGCCTGAACGCCCTGGGCATCGGCCCGCGCGACCTGATCACCATCCTGCAGGCCATCAAGGCGGCCGGCGCCCTCCAGGCCGAAATTCAGGTGATGTGA
- a CDS encoding flagellar hook-basal body complex protein, giving the protein MSLGIFQQATSAMMGQSHKLNTISQNVANLNTDGYKRTDTEFRTLMNKGFTSIGATTAEGASGTTHSDLGGTAPVDFQRISNQGQVRTTDRNLDVAIIGSGFFMVSPDINVNGNIQYTRRGAFDINVTDLTDSVTLSDGTAATVNQGYLADQFGNFLLGYAVNSDGSFTLGTPAPMRVDQFAFEDTGEVTTTASVDVNLPADAASGTTFNGSIKVVDSSFDAQSIRVDFTKAFDATNLWDFRLIGDNIASVTTSPGGVHTPVSTTLGDHAVRFSTVAGGGGVITAFTNNNPGGGAQLGSQLAGTFAGLKPGDTITVAGSGGNDQTYTIASISENQAEITLDGAVPLNTDEVTTNAITFSSTASIPQRLEFGNTGALTSDSEYTFDVTFDNGETASFTFDASTFTQFAGDFSFANYEHNGAESAAVSSLSFGPGGEIYGEFTDNTRRVLYKVPLAIFPNPNGLEISTGQNFQETEASGEPNQVFADESGFATLLGNALEGSNVDLGTEMSRLIAAQAAYNVAATSFKTADEMLQEAANLKR; this is encoded by the coding sequence ATGAGTTTGGGCATTTTTCAGCAAGCGACCTCGGCCATGATGGGTCAGTCCCACAAGCTGAACACCATTTCGCAAAACGTCGCCAACCTGAACACCGACGGTTACAAGCGCACGGACACCGAGTTCCGAACCCTGATGAACAAAGGGTTCACGTCGATCGGCGCGACCACGGCGGAAGGTGCCTCCGGGACCACTCATTCCGATCTTGGCGGGACCGCACCCGTTGATTTCCAACGCATCTCGAATCAGGGCCAAGTCCGCACCACCGACCGCAACCTGGACGTGGCGATCATCGGCAGCGGCTTTTTCATGGTCTCGCCCGACATCAATGTGAACGGCAACATCCAGTACACGCGGCGCGGCGCCTTCGACATCAACGTCACCGACCTGACGGATTCCGTCACGCTTTCCGACGGAACGGCGGCGACCGTGAACCAGGGCTATCTCGCGGACCAGTTCGGCAACTTCCTGTTGGGCTATGCTGTCAATTCGGACGGCAGCTTCACGCTAGGCACGCCGGCGCCCATGCGCGTCGACCAGTTCGCCTTTGAAGACACCGGGGAAGTGACAACGACCGCGTCCGTCGATGTCAACCTGCCGGCCGACGCCGCCTCGGGCACGACGTTTAACGGCAGCATCAAGGTCGTTGACTCAAGCTTTGACGCCCAAAGCATCCGCGTCGATTTCACCAAGGCTTTCGATGCGACGAACCTGTGGGATTTCCGCCTGATCGGCGACAATATCGCCAGCGTGACCACATCGCCCGGCGGTGTCCACACGCCGGTCTCGACGACGCTGGGCGATCATGCCGTGCGGTTCTCGACCGTCGCCGGCGGCGGTGGCGTCATTACCGCATTCACCAACAACAATCCGGGCGGGGGTGCGCAACTGGGCAGCCAGCTGGCCGGCACGTTCGCCGGGTTGAAGCCGGGTGACACGATCACCGTGGCGGGAAGCGGCGGCAACGACCAGACCTATACGATCGCCAGCATTTCGGAAAACCAGGCGGAGATCACCCTGGATGGGGCCGTGCCTCTCAACACCGATGAAGTGACGACAAACGCCATCACGTTTTCCTCGACCGCATCGATCCCGCAGCGCCTTGAATTCGGCAACACCGGCGCATTGACATCGGATTCCGAATATACGTTCGACGTCACCTTCGATAACGGCGAAACCGCAAGTTTCACGTTTGATGCCAGTACCTTCACCCAATTCGCCGGCGATTTTTCCTTCGCCAACTATGAACACAACGGCGCCGAGTCCGCGGCCGTCTCGAGCCTGAGCTTCGGGCCCGGCGGCGAGATCTACGGCGAGTTCACGGACAACACGCGCCGCGTTCTCTACAAGGTTCCGTTGGCGATCTTCCCCAACCCGAACGGCCTGGAAATATCCACCGGCCAGAATTTCCAGGAAACGGAAGCCTCCGGCGAGCCGAATCAGGTCTTCGCCGACGAGTCCGGCTTCGCGACCCTGCTCGGAAACGCATTGGAGGGCTCCAACGTGGATCTCGGCACGGAAATGAGCCGCCTGATCGCCGCCCAGGCTGCCTATAACGTGGCCGCGACCAGTTTCAAGACCGCCGATGAAATGTTGCAGGAAGCGGCGAACCTCAAACGCTAG
- a CDS encoding ABC transporter ATP-binding protein yields the protein MTSPMTPPAAAPTTMSKADGLHMLNVSHAFGDHTVVSGVSVFVNPGELVCLLGPSGCGKTTLLRLAAGLEDLQVGRITIGEDTVADGQGGSQMPPEKRNVGLMFQDFALFPHLTVYENIVFGLAEKDRARRQWARDTLTTMGLGDYADAFPHTLSGGQQQRVALLRALAPAPRVLLLDEPFSGLDVNRRAQIRQDTFQILSRSGIATLMVTHDPEEAMFMADRIMVMQDGRIVQSGTPVEIYFHPKTAFVAELFGPVNRLDCRVENGALVSALGRFPANGLAEGAEAQVLVRPEALTLSQPAAADTGTLLTVVSARSLGRSSHLTLSLEGGDAGPLFNARMPGVFLPEIGSRVSARVAPEHLLIFPKPAP from the coding sequence ATGACCTCGCCCATGACCCCGCCCGCCGCCGCGCCGACGACCATGTCCAAGGCAGACGGCCTGCACATGCTGAACGTCTCGCATGCGTTCGGCGATCATACCGTGGTGTCGGGGGTCTCCGTCTTCGTCAATCCGGGCGAACTGGTCTGCCTGCTGGGGCCTTCGGGATGCGGCAAGACGACCCTGCTGCGCCTTGCGGCGGGGCTTGAGGACCTACAGGTCGGGCGCATCACCATCGGCGAGGATACGGTCGCCGACGGCCAGGGCGGCTCCCAAATGCCGCCGGAAAAGCGCAATGTCGGCCTGATGTTTCAGGACTTCGCCCTGTTCCCTCATCTGACCGTGTACGAAAACATCGTGTTCGGCCTGGCGGAAAAGGACCGGGCACGCCGGCAATGGGCCCGCGACACCCTCACGACCATGGGCCTCGGCGATTATGCCGATGCCTTTCCCCATACCCTGTCCGGCGGCCAACAGCAGCGCGTCGCCCTGCTGCGGGCCCTGGCGCCGGCTCCTCGGGTGCTGTTGCTGGACGAACCGTTTTCCGGCCTCGACGTCAACCGCCGCGCCCAGATCCGCCAGGATACGTTCCAGATCCTCTCGCGGTCGGGCATCGCCACCCTGATGGTCACCCATGATCCGGAAGAAGCCATGTTCATGGCCGACCGCATCATGGTCATGCAGGACGGACGCATCGTCCAGTCGGGCACGCCGGTCGAGATCTATTTCCACCCGAAGACGGCGTTCGTCGCCGAACTGTTCGGCCCCGTCAACCGCCTCGACTGCCGGGTGGAGAACGGCGCCCTGGTCTCCGCCCTGGGCCGGTTCCCCGCGAACGGCCTTGCCGAAGGCGCCGAAGCCCAGGTGCTGGTTCGCCCCGAAGCCCTGACCCTGTCCCAACCGGCCGCGGCGGACACCGGCACCCTGCTGACAGTCGTCTCGGCACGCTCGCTCGGACGCTCCAGCCACCTGACCCTGTCCTTGGAGGGCGGCGATGCCGGGCCCCTTTTCAATGCCCGCATGCCGGGGGTGTTCCTGCCGGAAATCGGGTCGCGCGTCAGCGCCCGGGTGGCGCCGGAACATCTTCTGATTTTCCCCAAACCGGCCCCCTGA
- a CDS encoding iron ABC transporter permease produces the protein MPHPAVADRPTARYLPARLIPDRWGVLTLSVALFVATPLIAVATIALTPAPEIWRHLYNTVLFGYVERTVMLIGGIGLGTFVIGTGTAWLVTMCRFPGRGLFNWALVLPLAVPTYILAFVFTDQLEYAGAVQGTLREVFGWRDRQDYWFPEIRSMGGAVTVMTLVLYPYVYLLARAAFLEQSVCVLEVSRTLGKTAWQSFWNVALPLARPAIVVGMTLAMMEALNDFGTVDFFGVKTFTAGIYDVWLNMDNISGAAQLASVLMIFVVVLVVMERMARRGQRYHHTSSKIQALPSYRLSGIKAALAAVFCAFPILLGFVLPASVLLSYAVVFFDVTLKANYLTITLNSISLSLGAAVIAVAIGLVLAYGLRMGSGPLPRAAVRFASIGYAVPGAVLAIGVIVPMAGLDNAIDAFSERTFGVSTGLLFSGTVIAILYGYLARFLALSFGTVEAGLGKVSRNMDGAARTLGASPFQTMSRVHFPLLRTSLLTAGLLVFVDCMKELPITIILRPFGYDTLATFVFQYASDELFEESALGALTIVAAGLIPVVILALTTLRSRPGHAGGGHP, from the coding sequence TTGCCGCACCCCGCCGTCGCTGACCGGCCAACCGCCCGATATCTGCCCGCCCGCCTGATCCCCGACCGATGGGGTGTGCTGACCCTGTCCGTCGCCCTGTTCGTGGCCACCCCCCTGATCGCCGTCGCCACCATCGCCCTGACCCCGGCGCCGGAGATCTGGCGCCATCTCTACAACACGGTGCTGTTCGGCTATGTCGAACGAACGGTGATGCTGATCGGCGGGATCGGCCTGGGCACCTTCGTCATCGGCACGGGCACGGCCTGGCTGGTGACCATGTGCCGGTTTCCCGGACGCGGCCTGTTCAACTGGGCCTTGGTGCTGCCGTTGGCGGTGCCGACCTATATCCTCGCCTTCGTGTTCACGGACCAGCTGGAGTACGCCGGCGCGGTGCAGGGCACGCTGCGCGAGGTGTTCGGCTGGCGCGACCGGCAGGACTACTGGTTCCCGGAGATCCGCTCCATGGGCGGCGCCGTCACCGTCATGACCCTGGTGCTCTATCCCTATGTCTATCTGCTGGCCCGCGCGGCCTTCCTTGAACAGTCGGTCTGCGTGCTCGAAGTCAGCCGCACGCTCGGCAAGACAGCCTGGCAGAGCTTCTGGAACGTCGCCCTGCCGCTGGCCCGCCCGGCTATCGTGGTCGGCATGACCCTGGCCATGATGGAGGCGCTCAACGACTTCGGAACCGTCGATTTCTTTGGGGTCAAGACCTTCACGGCGGGCATCTACGACGTCTGGCTGAACATGGACAACATCTCGGGCGCGGCGCAGTTGGCATCGGTCCTGATGATCTTCGTCGTCGTCCTGGTCGTGATGGAGCGCATGGCCCGGCGGGGACAACGCTACCACCATACGTCGAGCAAGATTCAGGCTTTGCCCAGCTACCGCCTGAGCGGCATCAAGGCCGCGCTGGCCGCCGTTTTCTGCGCCTTTCCGATCCTGCTCGGCTTCGTTCTACCAGCCTCGGTCCTGCTGTCCTACGCCGTGGTGTTCTTCGACGTCACGCTGAAGGCCAATTACCTGACGATCACCCTGAACAGCATTTCCCTGTCCCTGGGGGCCGCCGTCATCGCCGTCGCCATCGGATTGGTTCTTGCCTACGGGCTGCGCATGGGCTCGGGCCCCCTGCCCCGCGCCGCCGTGCGCTTCGCGTCGATCGGATACGCCGTGCCGGGCGCCGTGCTCGCGATCGGCGTGATCGTGCCCATGGCGGGTCTGGACAATGCGATCGACGCTTTCTCGGAACGGACATTCGGTGTATCCACGGGGCTGCTGTTCAGCGGCACCGTGATCGCCATCCTCTATGGCTATCTGGCGCGTTTCCTGGCGCTGTCCTTCGGCACGGTCGAGGCCGGCCTGGGCAAGGTTTCGCGCAACATGGACGGCGCCGCGCGGACGCTTGGGGCAAGCCCGTTCCAGACCATGTCCCGCGTCCATTTCCCGCTGCTCCGCACCAGCCTGTTGACGGCGGGTCTGCTGGTTTTCGTCGATTGCATGAAGGAGCTTCCCATTACCATCATCCTGCGCCCCTTCGGCTATGACACGCTCGCGACCTTCGTGTTTCAGTACGCGTCGGACGAACTGTTCGAGGAATCGGCCCTGGGTGCGCTGACAATCGTCGCCGCCGGTCTGATCCCCGTGGTCATCCTGGCCCTGACAACCCTGCGCAGCCGCCCCGGCCACGCCGGTGGAGGCCACCCATGA
- a CDS encoding Fe(3+) ABC transporter substrate-binding protein, whose protein sequence is MKRLFAAGLAAAATVFGATTWAQAADQEVNLYSYRQPFLIKPLLDAFTKETGIKVNVVFAKKGMLEKIKAAGDNSPADAVLTVDIGRLYALKEGGVLQAVKSDTLEKNIPAHFRDPEGMWFGLTSRARVALVSKERVKPGELTSYEDLADPKFKGRICVRSGKNAYNVALIASMIAHHGEEGAEKWLQGVKANLARKPQGNDRAQAKAVFEGVCDIAISNNYYMGKMMTNDEKPEQKKWAAAVRLTYLNQGDRGNHMNVSGAAVTKSAKHKDAAVKLIEFLSDDAAQKIYAEDNQEYPVKPGVPYSKLVQSWGEFKGDTLSLEKIAKLRPAASRLVDKVGFDDGPGS, encoded by the coding sequence ATGAAACGCCTGTTTGCGGCCGGTCTTGCCGCCGCCGCGACTGTCTTCGGCGCCACCACCTGGGCCCAGGCCGCCGACCAGGAAGTGAACCTCTATTCCTATCGCCAGCCGTTCCTGATCAAACCGCTCCTCGACGCCTTCACCAAGGAAACGGGGATCAAGGTGAACGTCGTGTTCGCCAAAAAGGGCATGCTGGAAAAGATCAAGGCCGCCGGGGACAACAGCCCCGCCGACGCGGTGCTGACCGTCGACATCGGCCGCCTGTACGCCCTGAAGGAAGGTGGCGTGCTGCAAGCCGTGAAGTCGGATACCCTTGAAAAGAACATTCCCGCCCACTTCCGTGATCCGGAAGGCATGTGGTTTGGCCTGACGTCCCGTGCCCGCGTGGCGCTGGTGTCCAAGGAACGGGTCAAACCGGGCGAACTGACATCCTACGAGGATCTGGCCGACCCCAAATTCAAGGGCCGCATTTGCGTGCGCTCCGGCAAGAACGCCTACAACGTGGCGCTGATCGCCTCGATGATCGCCCACCACGGCGAAGAAGGTGCCGAAAAATGGCTTCAGGGCGTGAAGGCCAATCTGGCCCGCAAGCCCCAGGGCAACGACCGCGCCCAGGCCAAGGCCGTGTTCGAAGGCGTGTGCGACATCGCCATCTCGAACAACTATTACATGGGCAAGATGATGACCAACGACGAGAAGCCCGAGCAGAAGAAGTGGGCCGCCGCCGTTCGTCTGACCTATCTGAACCAGGGTGACCGCGGCAACCACATGAACGTCTCGGGCGCCGCCGTGACCAAAAGCGCCAAGCACAAGGACGCCGCGGTCAAGTTGATCGAGTTCCTGTCCGACGACGCGGCGCAGAAGATCTACGCCGAAGACAATCAGGAATATCCGGTGAAACCCGGCGTTCCCTATTCGAAGCTCGTCCAGTCCTGGGGCGAGTTCAAGGGCGATACGCTCTCTCTCGAGAAAATCGCCAAGCTGCGGCCCGCCGCCTCCCGACTGGTGGACAAGGTTGGATTTGACGACGGACCCGGCAGCTGA
- a CDS encoding flagellar assembly protein FliX, with product MKVSNIGPAKGVDKTKRKSGASSSDAFADDLRAATADTAEQATGTISGSAVAGVDAVLAMQAADDATQGRSKGLLMARGDRLLDRLGDLQMALLTGNLPKEKVIELAQALREKRPATDDAGLNALIDEIELRAEVELAKLTR from the coding sequence ATGAAGGTTTCCAATATCGGTCCCGCCAAGGGCGTCGACAAGACGAAGCGCAAATCCGGCGCGTCGTCGTCGGATGCCTTTGCCGATGATCTGCGCGCGGCCACCGCCGACACGGCGGAGCAGGCGACGGGCACCATATCGGGTTCGGCCGTCGCCGGCGTTGACGCGGTGTTGGCCATGCAGGCGGCCGATGACGCGACCCAAGGCCGCTCCAAAGGCCTGTTGATGGCGCGCGGCGACCGGCTGCTTGACCGCCTCGGAGACCTTCAGATGGCGCTTTTGACGGGCAATCTGCCCAAGGAGAAGGTTATCGAATTGGCCCAGGCCTTGCGCGAAAAACGCCCGGCGACCGACGATGCGGGGCTGAACGCCCTGATCGATGAGATCGAGCTCCGCGCCGAGGTTGAACTGGCCAAGCTGACCCGATAA
- the dksA gene encoding RNA polymerase-binding protein DksA: protein MTITVPPDYNPKKDKDFMNPVMLEYFRRKLLKWRAELLEESNETLQSLQEGGIIEPDIADRASIETERALELRTRDRARKLISKIDEALKRIEDGSYGYCEETEEPISVQRLEARPIATLSIEAQERHERMERTHRDD, encoded by the coding sequence ATGACGATTACTGTTCCGCCAGATTATAATCCCAAGAAAGACAAGGATTTCATGAATCCTGTCATGCTGGAGTACTTCCGCCGGAAGCTCCTGAAATGGCGGGCCGAATTGCTCGAGGAATCCAACGAAACCCTGCAGTCCCTTCAAGAGGGCGGCATCATCGAGCCCGATATCGCCGACCGTGCGTCCATTGAAACGGAACGCGCGCTGGAACTGCGCACCCGTGACCGCGCCCGCAAGCTGATCTCCAAGATCGACGAGGCGCTGAAGCGCATCGAAGACGGCAGCTACGGTTATTGCGAGGAAACGGAAGAGCCGATCAGCGTCCAGCGCCTGGAAGCCCGGCCGATCGCGACCCTGAGCATCGAAGCCCAGGAACGCCACGAGCGCATGGAGCGCACGCACCGGGACGACTAA
- the rnk gene encoding nucleoside diphosphate kinase regulator: protein MTFENATQSKPPITIARSDHDRLWGLAEGVSDRNPDVSSQLLAELDRAEIVPDEQIQANVVRMGSTLRFTTDTGEDRTITLVFPNEADISAGKVSILTPIGAALIGLSAGQSIDWTGRNGHPHRLAVESVNGIDNPA, encoded by the coding sequence ATGACCTTCGAAAACGCGACACAGTCCAAGCCCCCGATTACCATCGCCCGCAGCGACCATGACCGATTGTGGGGACTTGCCGAGGGGGTGAGCGACAGAAACCCCGACGTTTCCAGCCAGCTTCTTGCCGAACTCGACCGGGCGGAAATCGTGCCCGACGAACAAATTCAGGCAAATGTCGTCAGAATGGGCTCGACCCTGCGCTTCACCACCGACACGGGTGAAGACCGAACCATCACCCTGGTATTCCCCAACGAGGCGGATATTTCGGCAGGCAAGGTGTCGATCCTCACGCCCATCGGCGCGGCGCTGATCGGTCTGTCCGCCGGCCAGTCGATCGACTGGACCGGACGCAACGGGCATCCCCACAGGCTGGCGGTCGAAAGCGTGAACGGGATCGACAATCCCGCCTGA
- the flgH gene encoding flagellar basal body L-ring protein FlgH gives MNGSIISLSRQLLRTTALVTLLAGTVSGCNTLTRLSQVGDEPKITPIQNPTGRPDYKPVSMPMPAPKIAERNPNSLWRAGARAFFKDLRAKQVGDIMTVQMTLSDSATLENKTERDRIDSEAARVTNLLGFEGEITRYLPDGVNPASIANFGNTHGTEGDGSIERSEEISLTFAAVVTQVLPNGNLVIMGRQELRVNSELRELMVTGVVRPSDIDSDNKISHEKIAEMRVAYGGRGTLSELQQPRWGMQLWDILFPF, from the coding sequence ATGAACGGCTCGATCATCTCCCTCTCGCGTCAGCTGCTTCGGACTACGGCTTTGGTCACGTTGCTGGCCGGTACGGTCTCCGGGTGCAACACCCTCACCCGCCTGTCACAGGTCGGCGACGAACCCAAGATCACGCCGATCCAGAACCCGACGGGACGGCCCGACTACAAGCCGGTGTCGATGCCCATGCCGGCGCCGAAGATCGCCGAACGCAACCCCAATTCGTTGTGGCGGGCGGGGGCGCGGGCCTTCTTCAAGGATCTGCGCGCCAAACAGGTCGGCGACATCATGACCGTGCAGATGACCCTGAGCGACAGCGCGACCTTGGAAAACAAGACGGAGCGCGACCGCATCGACAGCGAAGCGGCACGGGTCACCAATTTGCTGGGCTTCGAGGGCGAGATCACCCGCTACCTGCCCGACGGCGTCAACCCGGCATCCATCGCCAACTTCGGCAACACTCACGGCACGGAAGGCGACGGCTCCATCGAACGGTCGGAAGAAATCAGCCTGACCTTCGCCGCCGTCGTCACCCAGGTTCTGCCCAACGGCAACCTGGTCATCATGGGCCGCCAGGAACTCCGGGTGAACTCGGAACTGCGCGAACTGATGGTCACCGGCGTGGTGCGGCCGTCCGACATCGATTCCGACAACAAGATTTCCCATGAAAAGATCGCAGAAATGCGGGTCGCCTACGGCGGGCGCGGAACGCTGAGCGAACTTCAGCAGCCCCGCTGGGGAATGCAACTTTGGGACATCCTCTTCCCGTTCTAG
- the flgA gene encoding flagellar basal body P-ring formation chaperone FlgA, whose protein sequence is MTARNLFIAAALAAALVPVAALPAAGAAKKTSPADAAEQSEKMTAPLLRDSITVDDKVIYLGDLFINVGEKADAAVAYAPAPGERAIFDARWLYRVARAYRLNWRPLSARQQVVVERVSQVIERAEIVDTIMAALFEKGADPASELDLSTQLTRVHIAGSATPTIGVDDITYDPRSQRFAAVVSIPKGDPAGERLRLTGRLYPVVKIPVVSKVMARNDILTERDVKWIRIRADRIMPDTVTKLEDLVGMSVKRGLRPDDVIRVSDVERPILVERGSLVTVTLSHGPLSLTAQGKALERGALGDVVQIVNKRSKSVFEGEITGPSRAKVTMTSIRELAQNGQ, encoded by the coding sequence ATGACCGCCCGCAATCTGTTCATCGCCGCCGCTTTGGCCGCAGCCCTGGTGCCCGTCGCCGCGCTGCCCGCCGCCGGCGCCGCCAAGAAAACGTCGCCCGCCGACGCGGCGGAGCAGAGCGAAAAGATGACCGCGCCGTTGCTCCGTGACTCCATCACCGTCGATGACAAGGTGATCTACCTGGGCGACCTGTTCATCAACGTCGGCGAGAAAGCCGACGCCGCGGTGGCCTATGCCCCCGCCCCTGGCGAGCGGGCCATCTTCGATGCCCGCTGGCTGTACCGGGTGGCGCGGGCCTACCGCCTGAACTGGCGGCCGCTGTCGGCCCGCCAGCAGGTCGTCGTCGAACGCGTCAGCCAGGTCATCGAGCGGGCCGAAATCGTCGACACCATCATGGCGGCGCTGTTTGAAAAGGGTGCGGACCCGGCCTCGGAACTGGACCTGTCGACGCAGCTGACCCGCGTCCACATCGCCGGCAGCGCCACCCCCACCATCGGCGTCGACGACATCACCTACGATCCGCGCAGCCAGCGCTTCGCGGCGGTCGTCTCCATCCCCAAGGGCGACCCGGCCGGCGAACGGCTGCGCCTGACCGGGCGTCTGTACCCGGTCGTCAAGATCCCCGTCGTATCGAAGGTGATGGCGCGCAACGACATCCTCACGGAACGCGACGTGAAATGGATCCGCATCCGCGCCGACCGCATCATGCCGGACACGGTGACCAAGCTGGAAGATCTGGTCGGCATGTCTGTCAAGCGCGGCCTGCGGCCCGACGACGTGATCCGCGTATCCGACGTCGAACGCCCGATCCTGGTCGAGCGCGGCTCACTGGTGACCGTCACCCTGAGCCACGGCCCGCTGTCCCTGACCGCACAAGGCAAGGCCCTTGAGCGGGGGGCTCTCGGCGACGTGGTGCAGATCGTCAACAAACGCTCCAAGTCCGTGTTCGAAGGTGAAATCACGGGGCCCAGCCGAGCCAAGGTGACGATGACCAGCATTCGCGAATTGGCGCAGAACGGCCAGTAA